In a single window of the Anguilla rostrata isolate EN2019 chromosome 6, ASM1855537v3, whole genome shotgun sequence genome:
- the evi5a gene encoding ecotropic viral integration site 5 protein homolog isoform X5, whose amino-acid sequence MASQVAPPSTLHTPSTSTSTSLSTPLSPSSPSTPSQLSPDEMELLARLEEQNRLLETDSKSLKSVNGSRRNSGASLVSSSSASSNLSHLEEDTWILWGRIVNDWEEVRKKKEKQLKELVRKGIPHHFRAIVWQLLCNAQNMPIKDQYSELLKMTSPCEKLIRRDIARTYPEQEFFKEKDSLGQEVLFNVMKAYSLVDREVGYCQGSAFIVGLLLMQMPEEEAFCVFVKLMQDYRLRELFKPSMAELGLCMYQFECMIQELLPELHLHFQAQSFHTSMYASSWFLTIFLTSFPLTVATRIFDIFMCEGLEIVFRVGLAILQMNQAELMQLDMEGMLQHFQKVIPHQLETGHDKVILTAYQVKYNAKKMKKLEKEYTTIKTKEMEEQVEIKRLRTENRLLKQRIETLEKPKCNPCYTEEMVVQLERELVQARLKEAESQCALKEMQDKVLNMEKRNADLPDDSNVVRLQEELIGVKLREAEAVTGLKELRQQVRDLEDHWQRHLARTAGRWKDSPRKNTVNELQDELMGVRLREAEAQAVIRETRQRLLELETQNQVQGNQLRRAEQTGRSLQERVQLLTAQNKGLLVQLQEAKRKQAELECKSKEDVMAVRLREADNMATMAELQQHIAELEIQKEEGKFQGQLNSSDCSQYIRELKDQIAELKHEIQCLRSQRGVCSQPSFDGIHIVSHYIGDDGPYLSPDAPSPPESQRDVTRIVLHSSVVDTDSDGEEDSLRLTVPPAAGPQQAQNNRKTTTV is encoded by the exons ATGGCTAGCCAGGTGGCCCCGCCCTCCACGctccacaccccctccacctccacctccaccagccTCTCCACGCCCCTGTCGCCCTCCTCGCCCTCCACGCCCTCCCAGCTCAGCCCCGATGAGATGGAGCTGCTCGCCCGGTTGGAGGAGCAGAACAG gctccTGGAGACGGACAGCAAGTCGCTGAAGTCGGTGAACGGCTCGCGGCGCAACAGCGGCGCCTCGCTGGTGTCCAGCTCCTCGGCCTCCTCCAACCTGTCCCACCTGGAGGAGGACACCTGGATCCTGTGGGGCCGCATCGTCAACGACTGGGAGGAGGTGCGcaagaagaaggagaagcagCTGAAG GAGCTGGTCAGGAAGGGGATCCCGCATCACTTCCGAGCGATCGTGTGGCAGCTGCTGTGCAATGCCCAGAACATGCCCATCAAGGACCAGTACTCGGAGCTGCTGAAGATGACCTCGCCCTGCGAGAAGCTGATTCGCCGCGACATCGCCCGCACCTACCCCGAGCAAGAGTTCTTCAAGGAGAAGGACAGCCTGGGCCAGGAGGTGCTCTTCAACGTCATGAAG GCCTACTCGCTGGTGGACCGGGAGGTGGGCTACTGTCAGGGGAGCGCGTTTATCGTGGGACTCTTGCTCATGCAG ATGCCGGAGGAAGAGgccttctgtgtgtttgtgaagctGATGCAGGACTACCGGCTCAGAGAGCTCTTCAAGCCCAGCATGGCCGAGCTGGGGCTCTGCATGTACCAGTTTGAGTGCATGATCCAG GAGCTGCTGCCAGAACtccacctgcacttccaggcCCAGAGCTTCCACACCTCCATGTACGCCTCCTCCTGGTTCCTCACAATCTTCCTCACCTCCTTCCCGCTCACCGTCGCCACAAGAATCTTCGACATCTTCATGTGTGAG GGTCTGGAGATTGTGTTCCGCGTGGGTCTGGCCATCCTCCAGATGAACCAGGCTGAGCTCATGCAGCTGGACATGGAGGGAATGCTACAG cactTTCAGAAAGTCATCCCGCACCAGCTGGAAACCGGTCACGACAAGGTGATCCTCACCGCCTACCAAGTCAAGTACAACGCCAAGAAAATGAAGAA GCTAGAAAAGGAATACACTACAATCAAAACCaaggagatggaggagcaggtggaAATCAAG AGGCTGCGCACAGAGAACAGGCTTCTGAAGCAGAGGATCGAGACCCTGGAGAAA CCCAAATGTAACCCGTGCTACACAGAGGAGATGGTTGTGCAGCTGGAGCGGGAGCTGGTGCAGGCTCGGCTGAAGGAGGCGGAGTCACAGTGCGCTCTTAAGGAAATGCAGGACAAGGTCCTGAACATGGAGAAG aggaaCGCAGACCTGCCGGATGACAGTAATGTGGTgcggctgcaggaggagctgattGGTGTAAAGCTGAGGGAGGCGGAGGCTGTCACTGGCCTGAAGGAACTACGGCAACAGGTCAGAGACCTGGAGGACCACTGGCAG AGGCACCTGGCGCGGACGGCGGGCCGCTGGAAGGACAGCCCCCGGAAGAACACGGTGAACGAGCTGCAGGACGAGCTGATGGGCGTGCGGCTGCGGGAGGCCGAGGCGCAGGCCGTGATCAGAGAGACCCGGCAGaggctgctggagctggagaccCAG AACCAGGTCCAGGGGAACCAGCTGCGGCGGGCGGAGCAGACTGGGCGGAGCCTGCAGGAGCGGGTGCAGCTGCTGACCGCCCAGAACAAGGGCTTGCtggtgcagctgcaggaggcgAAGCGCAAGCAGGCCGAGCTGGAGTGCAAG AGCAAAGAGGATGTGATGGCGGTGAGACTGCGTGAGGCTGATAACATGGCCACCATGGcggagctgcagcagcacatCGCCGAGCTGGAGATACAG AAAGAAGAGGGAAAGTTCCAGGGCCAACTGAACAGCTCCGACTGCAGCCAGTACATCCGCGAGCTGAAGGACCAGATAGCGGAGCTAAAGCACGAG ATCCAGTGCCTGCGCAGCCAGAGGGGAGTGTGCAGCCAGCCCTCTTTTGACGGGATCCACATCGTGAGCCACTACATCGGGGACGACGGGCCGTACCTGTCCCCggacgccccctcccccccggagTCCCAGCGGGACGTCACCCGAATCGTCCTGCACTCCAGCGTGGTGGACACGGACAGCGACGGGGAGGAGGACAGCCTGCGCCTCACCGTCCCCCCCGCCGCCGGCCCCCAGCAGGCCCAGAACAACCGCAAGACCACCACCGTGTGa